TTTCCAAATAATTTGTATGCTATATCTATATCTCCTACTTTTACCTTTTGAGAAGTCGCATTGTTATCTGTTATTAATGCATCTTTAGAAGGAAAAGTATTTTTTTGGATTTGACTATCGTTTATTTGGCCAGTAACATTCGGAATGTTATTATTTATATTATTAATAGTCTCTGTAATCGTTTGCTGAACTTTTTTATTAATTTCAGACTGCAATTCCTCCTGGCTTTGTTGAATGGATTGGTCTAGAGATGTTGTTGCATAAACTGGACTAGTTCTCAAACTCGATATAAATAGACTGCTTACAATACTTGACGAAAAAATACTGATAGTTAATACAAAAGTTGCGGCTTGAGAGATTTTCATACAATGTTTACTTTGACCTTGTTAATAAGATTTAGAACAAAAAAATTTTACTGCTACTTTCATAGTTGATATATCATTTTCAAACCATCATCTAATATTATTTAAATAGATAATTAAGTGTAATCCTGGCGTGTCGGATTAAGTTCACTATGGTAACGAGGTTCTTATCGTGAGGAATTTCCAACATCATTTCATAGATTATACATAAATATCTGTATATCTCGCTTAAATAGCTTAAATAGAAGTCAAGTCAATTGATAAAATAAACAAGTATTATTAAAATAAGGTCTTGAAAGATTCCTTGTAATGGAATAAGTAATCCTCTATACTTGTCGCAATAATTGCCGAAAATTAATTGAATACGACGGAGATAATTATATTTTCTATGACTAAACTTGATTAGTCCGTAGTTTCATTATCGATAGGGGTATTGGCCTCGCTCTCACTTTCAAACATATTGGTTTCTTCACTCTTCTCATCGTTTGAACCAGTATCAAATTGTGGTGCTTGTTCCATAATACCTACTCGTGGAGCATCTGTTTTAATTCCATCGCCAAACTGAGGTATTGATTGGTTTGGCTCTTGTTCTAGTACAGGTAAATCATTCCTCTGTCAGGTAAGATGCGGCCAATATGCGGGGTTGATGTTCGTGGTTGAGTGACTTCACCGCAGTTAGTGTGTGTTTGAGTGCTAGGGTCGTATGTACGTGCTGACAATATCGAGAATGGCAATATATATGCTACAATGCAACAGAGACTTGGTGGCTCTATTTCAATCGTTATTATAGATGGGAAAACCAATGATGTCATTGATAAAATTGTCATCGGAGATCAACAAGAAGATCTCGATCGCCAGGCCATCGCTTATAATCCAACTAATGGTAACATGTATATTGTTAGTCCTTCTATAAACGAAGTAGTTATTCTTGGTGGATCCACTAACACGGTTATAGGAAAACTAATGTTGGTAACAAGCCAGAAGCTATTGCATTTAATGAGAAAAACGGCAATATGTATGTATTATGTACTGGCTCGCAAGTTATTAGTGTAATAGATGCGAAAACCGATAAGGTTATTGAAAATATTCTAGTAGGACCAAATCCTACTGATATCTTGTATAATTCAGCCAATGATGCCAAAGGTTCAAGCTTACTACAAAGGTCTGCTTCTAATCCAGCTGCATATGTTAACACACTAATTTTTAAAATTAACTATCAATCTCCTTAAGGATTGTATACTTTGTCTCCTTAGGGAAATAACAATCTCTTTCAAATCCCCCGATTCTTTGTCTGAAAGATCTAAAGGGATCAACAATAAAAAATATTTTTGAAATTGGACTTTCTACTGCATGAAGATCTTGCGTTTTGTTTTTGGAAATGATAGTTCATTTGTTAAAATAACTGATATGGTACGTTGACCCTAGCATCAGTAAACCTTTTGAAATAGTGGCAATAAATAATATTAAAGAATAGCTAATTGATATAATATATACATATATCAGAAGATTATATTTAAGTTTTATAATAATTGGGTATCTATACCAATATACAACATTTTCATTATTTGATAAATAATGGGAGATACTAAAATATATAGAATAAATAGTAAGACTGAAAAAAAATTAGTATTTGAAAATTAGTGTCTGCACCGAGCTGGATTCTACTGGGATATTATTTATCACCCTGTACTCACCATCTGGGAAAAAGGCTATAATCATATATTTTCCTGGTTTTAAATCTTGAAGTACATATTTCCCATCATGTTCCAAGCCTACACTCACTGTCTGAAAATGTCCCCTCTGATCTGCTGCAACTATGATTGTTCCAAGAATGGGATTTTGAGGTGAGCCAATTACATATCCGTTAATAGCCCCGAAACCATTTTTATAAACTGGTAAGGGATCGAAAATAGAACCCATACTTACATTAGGTAACGGGACACTTCCTAGAATATAAGCTAACGTTATAAAAATAGTTATTGTTGCTATAACTATACTAATTATCTTTTTCTGTACTTTTATATTGCCTCGGACCTTTAATTGCTCTTGATATAAATCTCCATAGATTTTGTGTTTATTTGTTATTAATTGCATTTATAACACAATATCGATATGCGTTGATCATATTAAAAGTTTTATTATTATTTCTAAAATTTGTATCACATTCATATATGAATGTAATAATTGTAAGAAATGACGTCAAAATATAAATTTTTTATATGGATTTCAGAGTCCTAAATATCAAAATATTTGTCATCATCCATTCGATTTAAGATCTTTAAGGCATTTGTGGGCTTCAAATCTATATACTCCGTGGGAACTGTTACTTCAATAAAATTTTTTGAGATCACTGAGCCATTTATGACAGATGTTAATTATAAGGCGGGTCCGGTGGGTTTAGTAATAGATATATTACGAGTCTGAATTTCAGGCTTGAAAAAGATATGAACTCATTGTTATATATCGATCTGAGACCATATTTACTGTAATTCATATCTACGATTTCAAAAGACTAATTATGAAGGGCAGGTCAGAGAAGAATCAAGATCAATAAAACTGTTTTTGATAATTAAGCAAGAGATCTGTCCTTATAATAAAACAAAAGCAATAAATCAATTTAGGTATAACACCCCAGGTATGCTCATTCATCATCAAAATAATGATTTAAAAGATGATAACAAAAAACCCAAGAATGTTTATTTTCCACCTGCTATTAACTAATAAATATGATTAGGATAAATTATCATAACAATACTATCGTACAAAAAATTAGCAATTTAACAATTTCTGCATTATTCATAATCTTATTTGCAGTATCTCTTCCTGTTGTCAATGCACAGCTGCAACAGGGGCCAGTAGGATCAGTCCCACCATTACCTGATAGAATAAACCTTTCTATATCGAACATAACAGTTATCGAAAGCCCTACGGGCTTGACTGGTATAGATGGCATTATTTTAAACAATTCAACTGAAAATGTAAAAGATGTCAAAGTAGATATTATCTTATTTGATCCACTAAACAAAACAATAGAGGATACAACCAGGTCCATTACATCTCCACTATCTACAATGGAACCAGGCTCTACAGAAGGTTTTAGTTTCCTTATGAGTACGAAGGATATTGATCATTATGATGCACGTTCCTATGGTCTAAGAACAGAATAAAAGACCCGACCTGAAGGATTTTGAAGATCGAACAATAGATTTGTTACAGGTAGATAAAAGGGTTAAATCAAGTCTATTATTAAATAAGATGATATGATTTTTCGGCGCTGTTAACTTAAGCATGGATCATCTCCTCGTTATGATAATTCACAAATAGATTCAACCAGTTTTGTAAATGCTTTAGTTTACATTTCTTTATTCTACATTGAAAGTATCTTTGACATATTGGATGGTTCTCCCAATTAGGATTTTCTCTTTTTTTTAGCTACAAAGGAATGAATATGATGCTTTAATCCAAGAAATCTACATGCCATTGGGTACTCTGTCCATCGGCTGAAGAGATGATATATTCATCAGATCTGGTGTTCTTTCATCCGAATCAAATAACTAAGAAATCTTTGACCTATTGCCACGGATAGCACTTTATATTCAATGATTTTCATACAAGCTTCATGAACAAACATCTTATGATGGGAGCTGTCATGATAACTTTAGCAACAGTTGGAATAATTACAGCCGCCACACTGATAGCCCAACAATCGTTCGGAATCTCAATGCCCACATTACAACGCGGCACAGGCTCGGGCGATGAGGGGGGACCAAAAGCACCAATCGCCATATCTGGGGATAATATATACATTACATGGTGGACTAACGCGACTGGAAATGAGGAGATTATGTTTAGAGCTTCGAATGACGGAGGTACAACATTTGTGGATAAAATGAATCTAAGCAATTCCACAGAGGCAGACTCGGAAGACGTAGAAATAGCAGCAGATGGCGATCACCTAGTTATCACCTGGTGGGAACGCAACCAGACAGCAGAAGAGCCCGTTGTTAGAATAAGCTCAGATGCGGGAGCAACATTTGGACCATTACTGAAATTAGCAACTAATGGAACGATTGGAGTAGCATCGGAAGAAGAATAAAAGTAGTTCATCAATTAAAATAGCCTATTTATTTTATATTTTTTTTCAATTTGAATTAGATAATTGTAATTCTTTGTTTAAGTACAGCGTCTTTATACAAAGTCGTTACCCTATAATAGTAAATATAGAGCGGGCCCGGTGGGCTTCGAATCCATGAGGTACATGGGAACTGTTAATATTAAAAGGTATTTTCAAATGCATCGAGTGTCTAACTTGAATTATTACTAATATCAATAATAAAAGTTTGTAAATCTTGGTAATGGGTAGATTGGCAGATATAAATTCAAAATCTTATTGATGGTTATATGTTAGGAAAGTATAAAAAATAAAAAAATTAGTCCGAGTCTACATCATCATCAGATGATGAGGGTACTACTGCTGGAGCTGGAACTACTACTACTTGTTTTCCACTGGCGCTGATCAATGCATTTTGAATCTGAACTAAACTATCTTGTGCGGCACTAGTATTATCATCATTTAATGCAAGAATAGCAATATTTGTATAATTAAGCAATTTTTCGTTCATTTCAGGATCTTGTTGCTTTGACTGGTTAGATTGTTGCTGTGTTGGAATGGCTTGCTCTTCCTGTTGTTGAGCTTGTTGTGTGGTATTCTGTCCACTAGTTTGGTTGGCTTGTGCTAGCTGTTGTTGTGTTTGATTAGATACTTGTTGTTGAGTTTGGTTGGCTTGTGCAAGTTGTTGATTGGCTTGCTCTAAATTTTGTTGAGCTTGTTCTGTAGTGTTTTGACCGCCGGTTTGGTTGGTTTGATTTGTCTGATCTATTATTTGTCCATAGATACTGGCGCTTCCAGTATTTAGTAATAATACCAAGCTAATGGTTAGTATTACTGGAATACTAATGTTGATGAATGTCTTCATTGAAATATAATTTCTAACAATGTTTTTAAAGTAGTAACATGCGAGTCAAATATTTCTGTATGTTAATTACCAATAGATGTACCATCCAAGATAACTGATAGTACATGTATATAAACCATTATTGATAAAAAATTCTTAAGATATGCTTGGAACACTTTGGACAATTATTTTGATTATAATAGCAATTATCGTTATAGTATTTTTACTACGGTTTCTTTTTGGAATATTAGTTATAGCTCCTGTAGGGATGGAATTCGTTAAAACTGGCACACCTATCGATACAGCGTTATCAATATTTACGGGCATCTGATTAGTTGGCGAAATGGCATAATGCGTCTAGAACACCTATTGTAGGATGTTACTATTATCAAAGTTTGTGTAATACATTATTAATTTTTCTACTTACTACTAATTTCTTTATCCTTAAATAAATATCATTAAATTAAATTTTTTTCTTTCACATCATGGTGAATGATTTCAATTAGCGTTAGAACACTATTTGATTGCAAAAAGATTGAAAGAAAATTCGAGTATACTTACCGACTTTAACAATAGCTGATTTATTGATTACTTGTAGTGTTCAGTCTTAGAATGCTCCCTTAACTCTCGCAATAGGCGCTACCGCTATTATGTGGATAATAGCCAACAGCCTCATAGAAATTACAGGGGTAAGTAGAGAATTGATAGAAGGGATAGAAGGGATAGCAGGAATCTCTGCTGTAGCGTACTCTTTGGGATCAAACATAATATGACAATCTATTCAAAAATTAGTATATTGATACTTTTTATTTGTATATCTTATTAGAAACTAATTTATCTTTTTCACTAATCCTGTAGCCAGAGCTATGTCATAAACGTCCTGATATTCTGATTTTTGGTTCAAATTATTTTGTATAGTCTCCAAGACATCACTGATTCTATTTCCCATCGCCGGTGATTTTTTATTCACATGATTTTTTATTTCCTCCGTCGTAGCTGGAAATTGGAGAGTCCCTCTAACAAATTTGCCATTTTGTATACGATTTCTCTATCTGTGGCTTCGTTATCAGATGGGGTATTTGTTTTATCGCCTTGTCTCAAATATGGAAAACTCGCCCGTTTTGGTTGGATCAGTATAATTTATGTCATTATTGGATTCTGACATATTAATAATATCTGATCAAAGTAGTTAAACATAACAAATTCAAAATATTTTACCTATTAATTAATAATGTTTTTTAGCGAACAAATCTAAATATAGAATACATCATTTAGGCTTGATGTTTACATCTGGAAGAGTTGAAAAATACTTTTCTAGATGTAATATTTATCAATTTAAGGCTTAGCAGGAAGACTGATTAAAGATAATGAATTATTCTATTTCAACTACTTAGGGTGCAAATATAACGCGTTTTATTATCTAATACCTAACAAGGTAATATCCATCCTTGTTACCTTTCTTTTTATTCTAATAAAATTTTCAGGATGAAAAATCGGAATTAGTTAGTTTTAGTCCTTTTTCTAATCGAGTCTTGTGGAAATCATGAGGATATCCACATGGGTTTGATATGAAGATGTTATATGGTATCAACCATTGGGTCGATATTACTATGGTAGGTTTGAGTATGTTCCTGGGACGGTAATCATCCATCAGTCAAAGATCAGAGAATCCTTGATAAAAGGAAAATCACGGTATCCATCTAATGACCATAGGCAAACCTTGTAAGATAATTGCTATAAGGCTTCTTATGAGAAAAAAAATAAATATTTCCTGCAATCTTTTATTATACTATGACTCTTAGGATAAAATGTAAACAATGTGGCTTTGATCATATTTCAAACATATATAGATTAGAAGAACACAATTTTCATAGAAATTTTTCAAATCTTGAAAGTTGTCCTAGCTGTGGATATGTATCCAAATGTGACGAATCAGATTATAAATCTTAATTAGTCAGAGTACAATTGTTGGCTTAATAGGTTATCCATATTGGACAATCGAAAAAAGCAAGATCTAAAAGGATAAATAAAATGGCGTAGATGAAGTTTCATGAATTTCCTTGGATATCTAACTTTTTTCCTAGCTGTGATTTTCACAGTGTTCATGAATTTCCTTGGATATCTAACTTTTTTCCTAGCTGTGATTTTCACAGTGTTTTTTATAGTTTGCATGGCTATTCAACAAATAGTAACTTATCATGATATCCTAGAAAAAGCAAGGAACTTTTCTAACAATAAATTTTCTCTGAAGAATTAGATTAACAAAACTAAATCAGTAATAACGAATCAAAACATTATTGCCTATCTGTGTGTGTATATGGATCCAATATTGAGAATTACTGACTAGGTTCAACCTACTAACACTATTTGTACTCTCAATGATTGAATAGATTGGCATGAAATACATTAGGTAGATGGGACGGTCACTTAATCTAAATAGAAGGTTGAGGTCTTTAATATTGAAACAAATATCATGTAGGGTTTTTCAAATCCATCTTCTGATACAGAATGTCAATGACTTCTATCGCATTTATTACGTTAGTAACTGCTTCGAAGAAAAAATTCTGATTAAATCCGTCAAAATAAAGATTCTTACTTATGTCGATAGATTCTAAATCATCAATATTATTTAGTGCTTTCTTATCTAAACTTACTGGATTATGGTTTTTATGGATGAAAACATACTGTAAATTCATTTGTAATAATGATAATTGCACACTGCGTAGGAATTCAAAACCAATGTTTCTAAGATTTGAAATTTGACCCTTTAGTTGTTGATTGAATCTATAAGACGTTGAAATTTTGACAATCTCAGATTCATTAAGGATTATTATGTTGTAGCCATATCTATCATTGACAGTTACCTTTCCAATAAAATCAATTTTCTGAGATTTTATCAGATCATGATCTGCCTCTACCCTTAGTTTGGATAAATCAACCCATTTGTATATGTTATCCAATATTTCTTGCAAATTGAAATTAATATAAACAGATTATTTTTAAACATATTGATTTTAGTGTCTGAAACAGAAATACAATACTTGTTTGCCAAGAATATCATCGAGGCTCACGGTGGTCAGATCTGGGCTCAAAACAACAAGTATGAAAAAGGGGGAACCTTCTTGTTTAGTCTACCATTATACAAATGATCCCGTTATTCAAATACCAACTAATTAAAGTCGATATAATGTTACTCTCGTGTGGCAACAGGCTCGAATAATAAACTACCATTACTCGGTTTTCATCTAGTGTAGACTGTTGAAGGTTGTAGCGCCGCCCTAAAGGCGGCGGGTAACAGTTTAATCTTGTTTTGATTACAGGTTCAAATTAGATTATTTCGGTTAACAGCAAGTTTTTTCTTAATCGTAAAATCTTAATAATAATTTAATAATTGGCATTTGTTTTTAAAATAAAATGGTAGATAAGGTAGAGGTAACAGTTACAGATTTATCTAAAAAACATAATGGCAAACACGGATACGAGAATATGTATTCTGTAGCTAAACATGTCTACATGGATAATGGAGAAGTAGATACAGTTGGTTTCGCAATCGATAAAGAGAATCTAAAGATCTTGAGGGCTAAGATTGATGCGATGTTAATAGGTGATTATAAATCGAGCAAAAAGGAAAAAATTACTATTTGATATAATGGTCTAGTATTGATTTGTCTTATAGCATTCAGTATAGGCGAACAATAAACACCAAGACTAACTATCAACTTTAATTTGAATTCTTTTCTTTCTATTTATGGTAATGTAATTTCGCGGTTAGAAAAAGAGTGGTTGCCGCGATTGCTAGACAAATAATACCAAAAGTAAGGGAATACAGCACAGTTCCTTCAGAATCCTTAGTTCCAATTATAGAAGTATAGACACCTGCAAGTCCAAATAATCCCATAAAAATAGCAAAAATAGTTCCCATAAAGACAATCATGTTCTTAAAGAGTTTGTTCATAAAGAACTAAAGCTAAGTGAGTGACAACTACATCATGATTTTAGTCTTTGTTTCTATTTGTGAAAAATTTATTTTCATCGTGAAATTCGTATGCAACAATAAAAATTAAAAGGTGAAATCAGCACCGTCCTCATAAAAAAATATATTAATTACTCCAGTGACTCCAGCATCAATATCTTTCACCACTTGAATATTAACTATCTTTTTATTTCCTGTTTGTAGAAAATAATTGATTTCATCCATGATAGTATTATTCCATCGAAATATTTTCTGTTTTATTACATGTATTTTGAGAATTTTGTAAGTATAACTGAATCCCAAGGTTATGTTGAGGTTGGAAAGTCAATCTCACAAGTTCAACTCTAAAATGGTCCATCTCTTTTTAGTGTCATTTAGAGAGACCCCATCTATACCAATGCTTTGAATTTGATACGGTGCACTAGTCACTTAGGAATTTTGATAATATGGATTTTCTTGCGAATTACTGCCAAAAAGAATCATTCTATATATAGTTGTCTACATAACTTTAATGATGTGGTTACATTCCGTTCATAAGGCAATGACAGTCAAAAAAATGAAAGTAATACCAGCTATTAAATACATTACTTCAAGCAGTTTTTTTGAGCAAAATAACCTTGATGCTCTTTAGATAGTTTCTTATTGTAGAGCCTGTTATCTCTTTTCTGTTAAATCTTTCCAAAAGAGATTGCATAAATTTTAATATGACATTGAATGTCCATCTAACATCATACTCTTTTGTATAATTAACAAATGCAATGCTCTTTTCCTCTATCGTCTTTCCATCTATTTCTAGATAGTCAAAGAATTTCTCAAGTCTCTTTTGATATTTTTGTCTTGTTACCGGTGACTTCAATGCATATAGATATATTGACCATATGTTGTTTTCATCAATACATTGAGCTTTAAGTTGTGTTCCGTCACTTTTTATACGTTATATCTTCTCAGAACCTACTTAAAAGCTCCTTTATCGTAACGGGCCCGGTGGGTTTAGTAATAGATATATTACGAGTCTGAAATTCCAAATTAATTATTCTGATATCAAAGAATGACTAAACAAATTGAATTATTTTTATTTTATCTAGTTCTAGTTACAGATGTCTAAAATATAGGGTCTTGCATAAAGGGCGTGGGACTAGAGATTATGCAAGACCCTTATGGAATTGCTTTGGAGATTAAACACTACTAGCATGATGAGTTTAAAAACATCTCGTATTTCTAGTCCTATATCACTATGGTTACAATTCACTCTTAAACAGCTATTATAATAAAAGACATACTTGAGAATCCACCGCATGTATCTAACTCTATAGGCTCATTAAATCAAATAAGAGACGTTTTGACAGATAATATTCGAGGTAACAGCATTGGAATAAAGATCTCTAATAGCTAGTATGGTGAATAGAAATTGACTCCTTTTTTACAATAAGATATAGGGGTGTCTTCAAATTTGAAATACATCGCAATATTAATATCTAAAAGGATAAAAATGATTAACATGAAATATCAGCATACATTTAATAATGTTTCATTTTGCTTTTGGGATTTGTAATTGTATCTACTATTTTTATGGTTACACAACATGCCCAAGCCCTAGATAGCACCGACCTGTGCAAAAATAATGGTTTAGGAAACCCATTTTTTGTTGAACATTACCAAACTGAGCTAGGGAAACTGAATACGACAAACAATAATGCTTCCGAAAGCTTTTCATTAAGGGAATAATTAACGGCACAGCAGATATAACTGCTGATGTGAATGTGACTGAAACCTTCAGAGATAATGACACATCTTATCTGCAAGGAAACACAAAGTATGTTACTGATAACAGAGATATAGCAACTTATACCTTTTATGCAATTGCCAACTATCATGTGGGTGGGGGTTATGATAGCAACGGAATTGCTATTTTTGATGACGTTGCTACGGGTAATCTCTCCTCTTTGAGTAATTCAGTAGGAGTCTATAAGGACTATGTCGATAGAAATGGAACTGGGACATTTCTTATGTGGCATTGGAGGTAAATATAGCTGTATAGGGAACGTTAAATAGGCAGAAAATAAACCCTTTATTTTCTCATAAAGTATTTCAGACAATTTATATTATTTAAAAACAAGGATGATTTGGAATTTGGAGATATATGTAGATATCCTTAATTAGATTTATTCTTGATGTGCCTTCTAATTCTTGTCCAGGCTTGTTTAGTTTTATAATCCATAGGTTGAATATTCGATTCCTTTAGATTACCATATCGGTCAAACTCTCTCGCAAATGCTGTTTGTACCCTGTTTAGAACTTCGTTCCTATCTGTTCCAACAATCATAGATTCGGTAGTATTTATCCCAAAATCATCTAGGATTTCTTTGGTAGTAATCTTGATTATTCCCAAGTGAATGTCTATTGGAATTGGATTAAATTCGTAGCCATCAACGGGGTCTGGTTGAAATAGGAATCTAGGCATAGTTGTATAAGTTTCAGCCAATTGATATTAAGACATTGGCAGCCAGTTTAAAAAAGATTTCACAAAATAAGCAATAATGGGTTGAGTTTCTCTAATTAGCTTTTGAAAGAAAAATAGTGGGGCTATAACACTGAAGGGATAAAAAGAAGTGCTGCAGCTATAAATGCAAGTGCGATTGGTTGACTGATTGGTATTTGTGTAGGGTTGTTACCTAAAAATGACTCCAAAACATCAGAAACACCCGCACCTTGCGGCACTTGAACCACATTGTTCTCTAATCTGATCTATAATTTCATCATCAGAAGCAAATACATTATTTTGTGAGAATGAGTTCATTACATCGGATACATCTGCACCTTCAGGCACTTTGCCTAAACCACACTGTTCCCTAATCTGGTTAATACTTTCCACATCTAACGTAAATGCATTAGCTTGTGAGAATGCTCTTGAACTTAATGATGATAGTCCAATTGACAGAGTTAAAGCCATGCAAAATAGTGTCAAACTGAGTCTGGTGTTTAATTTCATATGATTTATCGCAAAGTTTGATTTATTAGAGCTACCATTGATTATGACGATATAAAATATCAAGGTAATTTTACTGCTAATATATGATATAATTCCAATAAAACCTGGTAGAATGCATTTAGGATTTTTAATTCAGTAATCAAATAAAAGTAAAATCAAACCTTAGTCCTAAAACCGCAAGTAATCCAATTTTCACAAAAGGGGACCCCATAAAAGATAGTTAAGCATTCTTTAGGATTTACATCTAACAATTGAAATGATGAAAGACCACCGACTTTCACAGAATTAAGACAGAATGATCAAATAGTAGTCTCTGGAATTTAATCTAATGACTAGGTGTCAATTCTGTCATCAGGGTCTTAATTCTAACTATATTAGAGTTGGTGCTAAAGAATCTTTCAGGAAAATAGGACTTTACTGTACCACTTGCGATGTCTACTATTCACCTAACCTGACAAAACAGTATACAGTAATGCAAAAACAGTATACTAATCAGTTTACTCAAAATCCCTCTAATAATCAAAATCAAACGGGCCCGATGGGCTTCAGGACGATATCAGTCCTTTACGATGGGTTCAAATTTTAATTAACTATTTCTTCGTGCAACTTTATTACAATACATATACGATATAGTAAACTAATTATTTCTTAAATCTATACTACTTGTTTATTTAAAGGATTCAATCATCTTAATTACTAAGGACATGCTATCGAATTAGAAAGTACTGTCAACGAAAATAAATTAGTATCTTTCATTCTACAAAGCCCATATTTACTTCATTGAATGACGTCTATAAAAAATGAGTTGTGTATTAAGAATTGGGTATGTCCTTAGTATTGGAATCAGCGGGATTTGAAAGTGTTATTTTATCACTGAATGTTTGTCCTCCGTCCTCACTGATTCTCATTAATGGTGTATCTGAACCATCCAAATTTCTATCCCACCATGTTACATACACCTTATCATCTATCGCCTTCATGTGTATCCTGTCTGAGGTAATTCCTTTTGATTGACTCAAATTGATATCTTTGCCAAAAGTCTTTCCGCTATCATTTGAAACCTTTAGGAATACGTCTGGTTCGTAAGAGGTGCTATTTTTTTCTGCTCCAGTTGCTAATACATATACCTTATCACCGTCAGCTGCAACCTTGAGTTCATATGGGGATATTTTTACTTTGTTGTAATTCATTTGAGACATTAATGTCTTATTTGTTATAGTTGAATTAGTATTGTCAGT
This Candidatus Nitrosocosmicus oleophilus DNA region includes the following protein-coding sequences:
- a CDS encoding carboxypeptidase regulatory-like domain-containing protein produces the protein MQLITNKHKIYGDLYQEQLKVRGNIKVQKKIISIVIATITIFITLAYILGSVPLPNVSMGSIFDPLPVYKNGFGAINGYVIGSPQNPILGTIIVAADQRGHFQTVSVGLEHDGKYVLQDLKPGKYMIIAFFPDGEYRVINNIPVESSSVQTLIFKY
- a CDS encoding DUF2299 domain-containing protein; amino-acid sequence: MDNIYKWVDLSKLRVEADHDLIKSQKIDFIGKVTVNDRYGYNIIILNESEIVKISTSYRFNQQLKGQISNLRNIGFEFLRSVQLSLLQMNLQYVFIHKNHNPVSLDKKALNNIDDLESIDISKNLYFDGFNQNFFFEAVTNVINAIEVIDILYQKMDLKNPT
- a CDS encoding cell wall metabolism sensor histidine kinase WalK — encoded protein: MSETEIQYLFAKNIIEAHGGQIWAQNNKYEKGGTFLFSLPLYK
- a CDS encoding sialidase family protein is translated as MKYRSQNVIILSALMLIGVAVFATMYQGQSSYGFSWPHLDRSDGKAPIAVSGDNVYVAWWGNSSGNYEVMFKASDDGGKTLGDKISLSNSTNGTSVEADIATSGDNVYVTFADNKTGYADAYIITSNDNGKTFNPVILLTDNTNSTITNKTLMSQMNYNKVKISPYELKVAADGDKVYVLATGAEKNSTSYEPDVFLKVSNDSGKTFGKDINLSQSKGITSDRIHMKAIDDKVYVTWWDRNLDGSDTPLMRISEDGGQTFSDKITLSNPADSNTKDIPNS